From Chryseotalea sp. WA131a:
TTTACTTCGCCAACGGCAGCAGCAGTATAAGTCCCTTCCGCTTTTTCAGTTACATCGCGCAAAGCACGGGTGGAAGACAAATTGGAAACTGTATTTCCCGCCTTCAGTGAACCTTTGGCGGACAAGCCTTTTTTATTTTGTAACACATAATCAGCAACCGCCACCAATGTATATTCTTCCCCAAAGGGCTTTCCATCTTCGCATACCAATGCCAAACGGTCTACATCCGGGTCTACAATTATTCCCAAATCATATCCCTCCACCCTCACGGTTGTGCAGATGGCTTTAATGTTTTCAGGAAGTGGCTCTGGGTTGTGCGGAAACTTGCCAGTGGGGTCGCAATACAATTTTTTGATTTTCTTCGCACCCAACGCTTCCAATAACTCGGGAACACAAATGCCCCCTGAAGAGTTAACCGCATCTATCACAATTTTGAACTTCGCTTTTTTGATGGCCTTCACATCCACCAACTTATTTTTTAAAATCAGTTCGATGTGTTTTTTGATGTAGCCTTTTTTGTGTTCGTATTTGCCCAGTTTTTCCACAGGTGCAAAATCAAAACTTTCTTCACGCGCGATTTCCAAAACCTTGGCACCATCTTCCGCAGAAATAAATTCGCCCTTTTCGTTTAATAGCTTTAGTGCATTCCATTGAATGGGATTGTGGCTGGCGGTGAGAATAATTCCGCCACCCGCTTTTTCGATGGGTACGGCAATTTCTACTGTGGGTGTAGTAGACAATCCCAAATCAATCACATCAATACCCAGCCCTTGCAACGTGGCACTAACCAGATTGCTCACCATTTCGCCTGAGAGCCGAGCATCGCGGCCGATTACAATCTTTTTGCCTTTTCTAGATTTTACCCAGGTGCCAAAAGCGGCAGCAAATTTCACTGTATCGACCGGAGTAAGAGAATCGCCTGGCTTGCCACCAATGGTGCCACGGATGCCAGAAATAGATTTGATTAAAGTCATTTTTAAAATATTAAACGCGAATTTATGTATTAATCTTGTTTGTTTTGAGGTATATAATTATTTACCTTTGAACACCATTTTTTAAACTGTTGATAACAACTCGCAAATGACAAAGAATGAAAAGCTCGGAATTGTACCGAATGTTAACCCAAGATGGTTGGTATCCAGCATCTCAAAAAGGTTCTCACATAAAAATGAGACACAAAGTTAAATCTGGTACAATTATTTTCCCGAACCATGGCAGCAACGAAGTTGGTACGGGACTTGAAAAGAAACTTCTTAAGCAAGCAGGATTGAGAAAATAGAATGATGGTACAAAAAGTTAGAAAAAAAGTGGCAGTGAAAGTAGAGAAAACCAAAACGGGATTCTCTGCTTATGCTGTTGATTACCCCGTATTCACAACAGGCAAAACAATGATGGAGCTTTCAAAAAATATAGTTG
This genomic window contains:
- the glmM gene encoding phosphoglucosamine mutase: MTLIKSISGIRGTIGGKPGDSLTPVDTVKFAAAFGTWVKSRKGKKIVIGRDARLSGEMVSNLVSATLQGLGIDVIDLGLSTTPTVEIAVPIEKAGGGIILTASHNPIQWNALKLLNEKGEFISAEDGAKVLEIAREESFDFAPVEKLGKYEHKKGYIKKHIELILKNKLVDVKAIKKAKFKIVIDAVNSSGGICVPELLEALGAKKIKKLYCDPTGKFPHNPEPLPENIKAICTTVRVEGYDLGIIVDPDVDRLALVCEDGKPFGEEYTLVAVADYVLQNKKGLSAKGSLKAGNTVSNLSSTRALRDVTEKAEGTYTAAAVGEVNVVNEMKRVKAVIGGEGNGGVIFPELHYGRDALMGIALFLTHLAKSNLSASELRKTYPEYFISKNKIELTPQIDVDKVLVDVKAKYQNEKINDIDGVKIDFEQAKEWVHLRKSNTEPIIRIYAESQNEKKADELAKRIIEDIKRIAKL
- a CDS encoding type II toxin-antitoxin system HicA family toxin, with product MKSSELYRMLTQDGWYPASQKGSHIKMRHKVKSGTIIFPNHGSNEVGTGLEKKLLKQAGLRK